One Setaria italica strain Yugu1 chromosome II, Setaria_italica_v2.0, whole genome shotgun sequence DNA segment encodes these proteins:
- the LOC101780753 gene encoding U-box domain-containing protein 4 — translation MESDASTSPRRRSTSCYSDSGDSSCSEPFSECGSDDLSFTPAAAAGIHRLLLSCAAEASEDAISSLVAELESPSPSLDSLRRAAMELRLLAKHNPDNRVRIAAAGGVRPLVKLLSHADPLLQEHGVTALLNLSICDENKAIIVEAGAIRPLVHALKSAASPAARENAACALLRLSQLDGAAAAAIGRAGAVPLLVSLLETGGARGKKDAATALYALCSGARENRQRAVEAGAVRPLLDLMADPESGMVDKAAYVLHSLVSSGEGRAAAVEEGGIPVLVEMVEVGSSRQKEIATLSLLQICEDNAVYRTMVAREGAIPPLVALSQSSSARPKLKTKAESLIEMLRQPRSPSLRARPTAVVAAE, via the exons ATGGAGTCGGACGCGTCCacctccccgcggcggcggagcacgaGCTGCTACAGCGACAGCGGCGACTCCTCCTGCTCCGAGCCCTTCAGCGAGTGCGGCAGCGACGACCTCTCCttcacgcccgccgccgccgcgggcatcCACCGCCTGCTGCTGTCGTgcgcggcggaggcgtcggAGGACGCCATCTCGTCGCTCGTGGCCGAGCTggagtcgccgtcgccgtcgctggaCTCGCTCCGGCGCGCGGCCATGGAGCTCCGGCTGCTGGCCAAGCACAACCCGGACAACCGGGTCCGCATCGCCGCGGCGGGGGGCGTGCGGCCGCTCGTCAAGCTGCTGTCGCACGCGGACCCGCTGCTGCAGGAGCACGGCGTCACGGCGCTCCTCAACCTCTCCATCTGCGACGAGAACAAGGCGATCATCGTCGAGGCCGGCGCGATACGGCCGCTGGTGCACGCGCTCAAGTCCGCCGCGTCGCCCGCCGCGCGGGAGAACGCCGCGTGCGCGCTGCTCCGCCTGTCCCAgctcgacggcgccgccgcggccgcgatcGGCCGCGCGGGCGCCGTCCCGCTGCTGGTCTCCCTCCTCGagaccggcggcgcgcgcgggaagAAGGACGCCGCCACGGCGCTCTACGCGCTCTGCAGCGGCGCGCGCGAGAACCGGCAGCGCGCCGTCGAGGCCGGCGCCGTGCGGCCCCTGCTCGACCTCATGGCCGACCCGGAGTCCGGCATGGTGGACAAGGCCGCCTACGTCCTCCACTCCCTGGTGAGCTCAGGCgagggccgcgccgccgccgtggaggaaggcggcaTCCCCGTCCTCGTCGAGATGGTGGAGGTCGGCAGCTCGCGGCAGAAGGAAATCGCCACGCTCTCCCTGCTACAGATCTGCGAGGACAACGCCGTCTACCGCACCATGGTCGCCCGCGAGGGCGCCATCCCTCCCCTCGTTGCCCTCTCCCAGTCATCCTCCGCCCGCCCCAAGCTCAAAACCAAG GCGGAGTCGCTGATCGAGATGCTGCGGCAGCCGCGGAGCCCGAGCCTCCGCGCGAGGCCAACGGCGGTCGTTGCGGCGGAGTGA
- the LOC101781156 gene encoding interferon-related developmental regulator 2: MGKSKKSKARGGGDDLLDSSDADSMGSSSTALSDLSISYATEHVNSQEFVLDKYIDDLYEKRGSTREAALVKLVDAFESFMLHGLLENKYATMLSQFNNSVKKGSAKEVFLASRAIGLLAITLGAGSSSHEIMEESHPQLCRVLQAWSDASKMISALDCLAVITFVGATDLAETELALKAMWDVIHPKSGSNVGTVRKPKPPVLAAAISAWTFLLTTIGSWRINTDSWKEPIAFLSTLLEAEDRAVRMAAGEALALCFELNLLDVSCEDGDANTGGTGGSKNKLFLDMQALKAKISGLASNLSAEAGGKGADKKNLTDQRDLFQRILDFVKYGDCPEESIKIAGKRDVLRVSSWSELIQLNFLKRFLGKGFLKHVKENGLLQDIFDIKVDTTETLSSTDKKIFRSEEEKERALKLNKERRLAQARKNAAMLVE; encoded by the exons ATGGGGAAGA GCAAGAAGAGCAaggcccgcggcggcggggacgaccTGCTCGACAGCAGCGATGCCGACAGCATGGGCTCCTCGTCCACCGCGCTGTCGGATCTCTCCATCTCGTATGCCACCGAGCACGTCAACTCGCAGGAGTTCGTCCTCGACAAGTACATCGATGACCTCTACGAAAAGAG GGGATCTACAAGAGAGGCAGCATTGGTTAAACTGGTTGATGCCTTCGAAAGTTTTATGCTTCATGGTCTTTTGGAGAACAA GTATGCCACTATGCTAAGTCAATTCAACAATTCTGTGAAAAAAGGATCTGCTAAGGAGGTTTTTCTGGCATCTCGTGCCATCG GGTTATTGGCTATTACACTCGGTGCTGGGAGCAGTTCACATGAAATTATGGAGGAGTCACATCCCCAACTTTGTAGGGTACTGCAAGCTTGGTCCGATGCCTCAAAGATGATATCT GCACTTGATTGTTTGGCTGTCATCACATTTGTTGGTGCAACTGATCTGGCTGAAACAGAGTTAGCTTTGAAAGCCATGTGGGATGTGATTCATCCAAAATCTGGTTCAAAT GTGGGAACTGTCCGGAAACCTAAGCCTCCTGTGTTAGCAGCTGCTATATCTGCATGGACGTTTCTCCTAACTACTATTGGTTCATGGAGGATAAATACCGACAGTTGGAAAGA GCCCATCGCATTTCTCTCTACTCTTTTAGAAGCAGAGGATCGTGCTGTTCGAATGGCCGCTGGTGAAGCATTGGCTTTGTGCTTTGAGTTAAATCTGCTTGACGTTTCTTGTGAAGATGGCGATGCCAACACAGGAGGAACTGGTGGTTCTAAGAACAAGCTTTTCTTGGATATGCAAGCATTAAAAGCCAAGATATCTGGTCTAGCCTCTAATCTCTCTGCAGAGGCTGGGGGGAAAGGCGCAGACAAGAAAAACCTTACCGATCAAAGAGACCTGTTTCAACGAATCTTGGATTTTGTCAAG TATGGCGATTGCCCTGAAGAATCAATCAAGATTGCTGGAAAGCGTGATGTCTTAAGGGTTTCATCATGGTCTGAGTTAATCCAG TTGAATTTCTTAAAGCGGTTCCTTGGGAAAGGCTTTCTGAAGCATGTGAAG GAGAATGGACTTCTTCAAGATATCTTTGACATTAAGGTTGACACAACTGAAACCCTGTCATCCACTGATAAG AAAATCTTTAGGTctgaagaggaaaaagaaagagctCTCAAATTGAACAAAGAGCGTCGTCTAGCCCAG GCGAGGAAGAATGCTGCTATGTTGGTCGAGTAA
- the LOC101765630 gene encoding pentatricopeptide repeat-containing protein At1g25360, giving the protein MLPPPPPPAVTSLPYQCSVLLRRLVASRSLASSTSFLRALRRLHARLLTAGLLHAQSHPHLTLRLTHLYTLSLDLPAAALLFRSNPCPVAATSLVAAHAAAGRLPAAVSFFDAVPPARRDTVLHNAVISAYARASHAAPAVAVFRSLLASGSLRPDDYSFTALLSAAAHLPNLSVRHCAQLHCSVLKSGAGGALSVCNALIALYMKCEAPVATREARKVLDEMPAKDELTWTTMVVGYVRRGDVGAARSVFEEVDGKFDVVWNAMISGYVQSGMVEEAFELFRRMVLARALLDEFTFTSVLSACANAGFFVLGKSVHGQIIRLQPDFVPEAALPVNNALVTFYSKAGKIAVAKRIFDSMKSKDIVSWNTMLSGYVESSCLDKAVEVFKEMPYKNELSWMVMVSGYVQGGRAEDALKLFNWMRADDVKPCDYTYAGAIAACGELGALKHGKQLHGHLVQLGFEGSNSAGNALITMYAKCGAVKEAHLVFLVMPNVDSVSWNAMISALGQHGHGREALDLFDQMVSEGIYPDRISFLTVLTACNHAGLVDEGFRYFESMKRDFGIIPGEDHYARLIDLLGRAGRIGEARDLIKTIPFEPTPSIWEAILSGCRINGDMELGAYAADQLFKMTPQHDGTYILLSNTYSAAGRWVDAAKVRKLMRDRGVKKEPGCSWIEVGNKVHVFLVGDTKHPEAHEVYHFLEMVGAKMRKLGYLPDTKVVLHDMEPHQKEHILFAHSERLAVGFGLLKLPPGATVTVLKNLKICADCHAAIMFMSKAVGREIVVRDVRRFHHFKDGECSCGNYW; this is encoded by the coding sequence atgctgccgccgccaccgccgcccgccgtcaccTCGCTGCCCTACCAGTGCTCCGTCCTCCTGCGGCGCCTCGTCGCGAGCCGCTCCCTTGCCTCCTCGACCTCCTTCCTCCgcgcgctccgccgcctccacgcgCGCCTCCTCACCGCCGGGCTCCTCCACGCGCAGTCGCACCCGCACCTCACCCTCCGCCTCACCCACCTCTACACACTCTCCCTtgacctccccgccgccgcgctcctcttCCGTTCAAACccgtgccccgtcgccgccacctcgctcgtcgccgcgcacgccgccgcgggccgcctccccgccgccgtctccttcTTCGACGCCgtcccgcccgcgcgccgcgacACCGTCCTCCACAACGCTGTGATCTCGGCGTACGCCCGCGCGTCCCACGCCGCGCCCGCGGTCGCCGTGTTCCGCTCACTGCTCGCCTCCGGCTCCCTTCGGCCCGACGACTACTCATTCACCGCGCTCCTCAGCGCCGCGGCCCACCTGCCCAACCTCTCTGTCCGGCACTGTGCACAGCTACACTGCTCGGTGCTCAAGTCTGGCGCCGGGGGTGCCTTGTCGGTGTGCAACGCGCTCATTGCGCTGTACATGAAATGCGAAGCGCCCGTGGCGACGCGAGAAGCACGGAAGGTGCTTGACGAAATGCCGGCTAAGGATGAATTGACGTGGACTACTATGGTAGTCGGGTATGTTAGGAGAGGCGATGTTGGTGCTGCTAGATCGGTTTTTGAGGAGGTTGATGGGAAGTTTGATGTCGTGTGGAACGCCATGATCTCAGGATATGTGCAATCAGGAATGGTTGAGGAGGCATTTGAGCTGTTCAGGAGGATGGTGCTAGCTAGGGCGCTTCTTGATGAGTTCACATTTACCAGTGTTCTGAGTGCTTGTGCAAATGCTGGGTTCTTTGTGCTTGGGAAGTCTGTCCATGGTCAGATCATTCGGTTGCAGCCAGATTTTGTGCCTGAGGCAGCTTTGCCTGTTAACAATGCATTGGTGACCTTCTACTCAAAGGCTGGGAAGATTGCTGTTGCAAAAAGGATATTTGACAGTATGAAATCGAAGGATATAGTTTCTTGGAACACAATGTTGTCAGGGTATGTTGAGAGCAGCTGTTTGGACAAGGCAGTCGAGGTATTTAAGGAGATGCCTTATAAAAATGAGTTGTCATGGATGGTGATGGTCTCAGGATATGTCCAAGGAGGGCGTGCGGAAGATGCACTTAAGCTGTTTAACTGGATGAGGGCTGATGATGTCAAGCCGTGTGATTACACCTATGCTGGTGCTATAGCTGCATGTGGTGAACTTGGGGCACTGAAGCATGGGAAGCAGCTCCATGGGCATCTTGTGCAGCTTGGTTTTGAGGGGAGCAATTCTGCAGGAAATGCACTCATTACCATGTATGCTAAATGCGGTGCTGTGAAAGAAGCTCATCTTGTGTTCCTTGTGATGCCCAATGTTGATTCTGTTTCATGGAATGCTATGATTTCAGCTCTTGGGCAGCATGGACATGGAAGAGAGGCACTTGATCTCTTTGATCAGATGGTTTCTGAAGGCATATATCCAGATAGAATTTCCTTTCTCACAGTATTGACAGCTTGCAATCATGCTGGTTTGGTGGATGAAGGCTTTCGTTATTTCGAGTCCATGAAGAGGGACTTTGGCATCATCCCTGGAGAAGATCACTACGCGCGACTGATTGATTTGCTTGGTCGGGCTGGACGAATTGGAGAAGCTAGAGATTTGATCAAGACAATACCTTTTGAGCCTACCCCATCCATTTGGGAGGCCATTCTTTCTGGTTGTCGGATTAACGGAGATATGGAACTTGGTGCTTATGCTGCAGACCAGCTGTTTAAGATGACACCACAGCACGATGGCACCTACATCCTACTGTCCAACACTTACTCAGCCGCAGGACGTTGGGTAGATGCTGCAAAAGTAAGGAAGCTAATGCGTGATCGAGGGGTAAAGAAAGAACCAGGGTGCAGCTGGATAGAAGTTGGAAACAAAGTTCATGTATTTCTTGTTGGCGATACAAAACATCCAGAAGCACATGAAGTTTACCACTTCCTTGAAATGGTTGGTGCGAAGATGAGAAAGCTCGGATATCTTCCTGATACAAAGGTTGTGTTGCATGACATGGAACCTCATCAGAAGGAGCATATATTATTTGCTCATAGTGAGAGGCTGGCGGTTGGTTTTGGACTCCTAAAGCTGCCTCCTGGAGCTACTGTTACAGTCCTTAAGAACTTGAAAATATGTGCTGATTGTCATGCTGCAATAATGTTCATGTCGAAGGCAGTTGGAAGGGAGATTGTTGTTAGGGATGTTAGGCGGTTTCACCATTTCAAAGATGGAGAATGTTCATGTGGTAACTATTGGTGA